The following proteins come from a genomic window of Streptomyces liliiviolaceus:
- a CDS encoding maleylpyruvate isomerase family mycothiol-dependent enzyme, with amino-acid sequence MPPARKRQRAYDPVKTRAAVLAQFGNVRAAVRTLTPGRLAASTRLGDWTVRELAAHLAMALEAVNRGLDGPEPTTPALTLLDWPSATAPRAAEVDDDVRALAAAEPDLDALYDRTEARFTERLPEARDGRLLTTRVGAMTLADHLVTRTVELVVHTDDLNAAVPDLDIPYDRHALATCTRLLADTLAAKAPGASTEVRVPPYAVVQCVEGPRHTRGTPPNVVETDPLTWIRLATGRTRWKTALDDAKVSASGERADLGALLPLMS; translated from the coding sequence ATGCCCCCGGCCAGAAAACGCCAGCGCGCCTACGACCCCGTGAAGACTCGCGCCGCGGTCCTCGCCCAGTTCGGGAACGTGCGGGCCGCCGTGCGCACCCTCACTCCCGGCCGGCTCGCCGCATCCACCCGCCTCGGCGACTGGACCGTACGGGAGCTGGCCGCGCATCTGGCCATGGCCCTGGAGGCCGTGAACCGGGGCCTGGACGGGCCGGAGCCCACCACCCCCGCCCTCACCCTCCTCGACTGGCCGTCCGCCACGGCCCCCCGCGCGGCCGAGGTCGACGACGACGTACGCGCGCTCGCCGCCGCCGAACCCGACCTCGACGCGCTGTACGACCGCACGGAAGCCCGCTTCACCGAGCGCCTGCCCGAAGCCAGGGACGGCCGCCTGCTCACCACCCGCGTGGGAGCGATGACCCTGGCCGACCACCTCGTGACCCGCACGGTCGAGCTGGTCGTCCACACCGACGACCTCAACGCGGCGGTCCCGGACCTCGACATCCCGTACGACCGCCACGCCCTCGCCACCTGCACCCGCCTGCTCGCCGACACGCTCGCCGCGAAGGCGCCCGGCGCCTCCACGGAGGTGCGCGTACCGCCGTACGCCGTCGTGCAGTGCGTGGAGGGCCCGCGCCACACCCGCGGCACCCCGCCCAACGTCGTGGAGACGGACCCGCTCACCTGGATCCGCCTCGCGACCGGGCGTACGCGCTGGAAGACCGCCCTCGACGACGCGAAGGTCAGCGCGAGCGGAGAACGCGCCGACCTGGGCGCACTGCTCCCCCTGATGAGCTGA
- the purL gene encoding phosphoribosylformylglycinamidine synthase subunit PurL: MSRTPLDTVEHAAGTPDVELPWAELGLKKDEYERVVEILGRRPTGAELAMYSVMWSEHCSYKSSKVHLRQFGEKAPQSDALLVGIGENAGVVDVGQGYAVTFKVESHNHPSYVEPYQGAATGVGGIVRDIIAMGARPVAVVDPLRFGAADHPDTKRVLPGVVAGIGGYGNCLGLPNIGGEVVFDACYQGNPLVNAGAIGVMKHEDIHLAKASGAGNKVILYGARTGGDGIGGASILASETFDDAKPSKRPAVQVGDPFQEKLLIECTLEAFAEKLVVGIQDLGAAGLSCATSELASNGSGGMRVTLDDVPLRDSTLSPEEILMSESQERMCAVVEPSKVDRFLEICDKWDVIATVIGEVTDGDRLEIFWHGGKIVDVDPRTVAHDGPVYERPYARPHWQDALQADDANKLPRPATSEELKKQVLQLVSSPNQASKSWITSQYDHFVQGNTVLAQPEDSGMIRIDEESGLGVAIATDGNGRFAKLDPYTGAQLALAEAYRNVATTGAKPLAVSDCLNFGSPEDPAVMWQFAEAIRGLADGCLQLGTPVTGGNVSLYNQTGEAAIHPTPVVAVLGVIDDVARRTPVGYREEGQLLYLLGDTREEFGGSAWSQVVHDHLGGLPPAVDLERERLLGEILISASRDGMIDSAHDLSDGGLIQAVVESALLGDKGARLVVPDGLDAFTFLFSESAGRAVVAIPRSEELRFTDMCGARGLPAVRIGVVDGDAVEIQGEFALPLSDLREAHTNTIPALFA; encoded by the coding sequence ATGAGCCGGACGCCTCTGGACACGGTCGAGCACGCGGCCGGGACCCCCGACGTCGAGCTGCCCTGGGCCGAACTCGGCCTGAAGAAGGACGAGTACGAGCGGGTCGTGGAGATCCTCGGCCGCCGTCCGACCGGTGCCGAGCTCGCCATGTACTCGGTCATGTGGTCCGAGCACTGCAGCTACAAGTCCTCGAAGGTGCACCTCCGCCAGTTCGGCGAGAAGGCCCCCCAGTCGGACGCCCTCCTCGTCGGCATCGGCGAGAACGCCGGCGTCGTCGACGTCGGCCAGGGCTACGCCGTCACCTTCAAGGTCGAGTCGCACAACCACCCGTCGTACGTCGAGCCCTACCAGGGCGCGGCCACCGGCGTCGGCGGCATCGTGCGCGACATCATCGCGATGGGCGCGCGGCCGGTCGCGGTCGTCGACCCCCTCCGCTTCGGTGCCGCGGACCACCCCGACACCAAGCGCGTACTGCCCGGTGTCGTCGCGGGCATCGGCGGCTACGGCAACTGCCTGGGCCTGCCCAACATCGGCGGCGAGGTCGTCTTCGACGCCTGCTACCAGGGCAACCCGCTCGTCAACGCCGGTGCCATCGGCGTCATGAAGCACGAGGACATCCACCTCGCGAAGGCGTCGGGCGCGGGCAACAAGGTCATCCTGTACGGGGCCCGCACGGGCGGCGACGGCATCGGCGGCGCCTCCATCCTGGCCTCCGAGACCTTCGACGACGCCAAGCCGTCGAAGCGTCCCGCGGTCCAGGTCGGCGACCCCTTCCAGGAGAAGCTCCTCATCGAGTGCACCCTGGAGGCCTTCGCCGAGAAGCTGGTCGTCGGCATCCAGGACCTGGGCGCGGCCGGACTGTCCTGCGCCACCAGCGAGTTGGCGTCCAACGGCTCCGGCGGCATGCGGGTGACGCTGGACGACGTACCGCTGCGCGACTCCACGCTCTCGCCCGAGGAAATCCTCATGAGCGAGTCGCAGGAACGCATGTGCGCGGTCGTCGAGCCGTCGAAGGTCGACCGCTTCCTGGAGATCTGCGACAAGTGGGACGTCATCGCCACGGTGATCGGTGAGGTCACCGACGGCGACCGCCTGGAGATCTTCTGGCACGGCGGCAAGATCGTCGACGTCGACCCGCGCACGGTCGCGCACGACGGCCCGGTCTACGAGCGTCCGTACGCCCGCCCGCACTGGCAGGACGCGCTGCAGGCCGACGACGCCAACAAGCTTCCGCGGCCCGCCACTTCGGAGGAGCTGAAGAAGCAGGTCCTCCAGCTGGTCTCCTCCCCGAACCAGGCCTCCAAGTCCTGGATCACCTCCCAGTACGACCACTTCGTGCAGGGCAACACGGTGCTGGCGCAGCCCGAGGACTCGGGCATGATCCGCATCGACGAGGAGTCCGGGCTCGGGGTGGCCATCGCCACGGACGGCAACGGCCGGTTCGCGAAGCTGGACCCGTACACGGGTGCGCAGCTCGCCCTCGCCGAGGCGTACCGGAACGTCGCGACGACCGGTGCCAAGCCGCTCGCCGTCTCCGACTGCCTGAACTTCGGTTCGCCCGAGGACCCGGCCGTCATGTGGCAGTTCGCGGAGGCCATCCGCGGACTGGCCGACGGGTGCCTGCAGTTGGGCACGCCGGTGACCGGGGGCAACGTCTCGCTCTACAACCAGACGGGCGAGGCGGCGATCCACCCGACCCCGGTGGTCGCGGTCCTGGGCGTCATCGACGACGTGGCCCGGCGTACGCCGGTCGGCTACCGGGAAGAGGGCCAGCTCCTCTACCTGCTCGGCGACACCCGTGAGGAGTTCGGCGGGTCGGCCTGGTCGCAGGTCGTCCACGACCACCTCGGCGGGCTGCCTCCGGCCGTGGACCTGGAGCGGGAACGCCTCCTCGGCGAGATCCTCATCTCCGCGTCCCGCGACGGCATGATCGACTCGGCGCACGACCTGTCCGACGGCGGTCTGATCCAGGCCGTGGTCGAGTCGGCGCTGCTCGGTGACAAGGGTGCGAGGCTCGTCGTGCCCGACGGGCTGGACGCGTTCACGTTCCTGTTCTCCGAGTCCGCGGGCCGTGCCGTCGTCGCTATCCCGCGGTCGGAGGAACTGCGGTTCACCGACATGTGCGGGGCGCGGGGCCTGCCGGCCGTGCGGATCGGTGTGGTCGACGGGGACGCGGTCGAGATCCAGGGCGAGTTCGCTCTGCCGCTCTCGGACCTGCGCGAAGCCCACACGAACACGATCCCCGCGCTGTTCGCGTAG
- the purQ gene encoding phosphoribosylformylglycinamidine synthase subunit PurQ, with protein MTARIGVVTFPGSLDDRDTQRAIKLAGAEPVALWHKDKDLKQVDAVVLPGGFSYGDYLRAGAISRFSPVMATVIEQAKSGMPVLGICNGFQILTEAHLLPGGMLGNDHLHFICRDQKLKVENADTAWTADYESGQEIHIPLKNMDGRYVADERTLDMLEAEGRVVFRYVVGGAFADGFGNPNGSLRDIAGISNEVGNVVGLMPHPEHAVEPLVGSGRTDGLPFFTSILKKLVNA; from the coding sequence GTGACCGCTCGTATTGGCGTCGTCACTTTCCCGGGAAGCCTCGACGACCGGGACACCCAGCGGGCGATCAAGCTCGCCGGCGCCGAACCCGTCGCTCTCTGGCACAAGGACAAGGACCTCAAGCAGGTCGACGCCGTTGTCCTGCCGGGTGGTTTCTCGTACGGCGACTATCTGCGCGCCGGTGCGATCTCGCGCTTCTCGCCGGTCATGGCGACGGTGATTGAGCAGGCGAAGTCGGGAATGCCGGTGCTCGGCATCTGCAACGGCTTCCAGATCCTCACCGAGGCCCATCTCCTTCCCGGCGGGATGCTCGGCAACGACCACCTCCACTTCATCTGCCGCGACCAGAAGTTGAAGGTGGAGAACGCGGATACCGCCTGGACCGCGGACTACGAGTCCGGCCAGGAGATCCACATCCCGCTGAAGAACATGGACGGGCGGTACGTCGCCGACGAGCGCACCCTCGACATGCTGGAGGCGGAGGGCCGCGTCGTCTTCCGCTACGTGGTCGGCGGCGCGTTCGCCGACGGTTTCGGCAACCCCAACGGCTCGCTGCGGGACATCGCCGGCATCTCGAACGAGGTGGGCAACGTCGTCGGTCTGATGCCGCACCCGGAGCACGCTGTCGAACCCCTCGTCGGGTCCGGCCGCACCGACGGCCTCCCCTTCTTCACCTCGATCCTCAAGAAGCTGGTCAACGCATGA